A section of the Burkholderiales bacterium genome encodes:
- a CDS encoding thioredoxin domain-containing protein — MIPRLATAALAAATFVLSTASTHAQVASTAPAPPLIRPTSPTLGPANARVHLVEVLDPACEGCRAFAPVVKQILDEHPGRVRLWVRYAPFHRGSDFVVKALEAARLQDRFWPALDALFAKQDQWTRGHAALPDQVLAVLGGVPGIDLARLKRDMERPEITKALEQDIADAKALKLTQTPTFYINGKLLEPFGIEPLRAQVRAAVAAQYR, encoded by the coding sequence ATGATTCCCCGACTCGCAACAGCAGCGCTGGCCGCAGCCACGTTCGTCCTGTCCACCGCCAGCACGCACGCGCAGGTCGCCTCGACCGCGCCCGCCCCGCCGCTCATCCGTCCGACCAGCCCGACGCTCGGTCCGGCGAACGCGCGCGTGCATCTGGTCGAGGTGCTCGATCCGGCGTGCGAAGGCTGCCGCGCGTTCGCGCCGGTCGTGAAACAGATCCTCGACGAGCATCCGGGGCGCGTGCGGCTGTGGGTGCGGTACGCGCCGTTCCATCGCGGCTCCGACTTCGTCGTGAAGGCGCTCGAGGCCGCGCGGCTGCAGGACCGCTTCTGGCCCGCGCTCGACGCGCTGTTCGCGAAGCAGGACCAGTGGACGCGCGGACACGCGGCGCTGCCCGATCAGGTCCTCGCGGTGCTGGGCGGCGTGCCCGGGATCGATCTCGCGCGCCTGAAGCGCGACATGGAGCGGCCGGAGATCACGAAGGCCCTCGAGCAGGACATCGCCGACGCCAAGGCGCTGAAGCTCACCCAGACGCCGACGTTCTACATCAACGGCAAGCTGCTCGAGCCCTTCGGCATCGAACCGTTGCGCGCGCAGGTGCGTGCGGCGGTCGCCGCGCAGTACCGCTGA
- a CDS encoding putative addiction module antidote protein — protein sequence MGKRTKVSTLREFDMAELLDSDAAVADYINIVLAEDDQAALAEALGTVARARGMTAIAEGAGIGREALYKALRPGADPRFDTIRRVCAALGVRLIAVPTT from the coding sequence ATGGGCAAGCGAACGAAGGTTTCCACGCTGCGCGAATTCGACATGGCCGAATTGCTCGACAGCGACGCCGCCGTCGCGGACTACATCAACATCGTGCTCGCCGAAGACGACCAGGCCGCGCTCGCCGAGGCATTGGGCACGGTGGCACGTGCGCGCGGCATGACCGCGATCGCGGAGGGTGCGGGCATCGGCCGCGAGGCGCTGTACAAGGCGCTGCGCCCCGGTGCCGATCCACGCTTCGACACGATCCGGCGCGTCTGCGCTGCATTGGGCGTGCGCCTGATCGCCGTGCCGACGACGTAG
- a CDS encoding aspartate/tyrosine/aromatic aminotransferase, giving the protein MNAPHSPSFLGAVDMAPRDPILGITEAFQADTRADKVNLGVGVYTDENGKVPLLECVKRAEADLTAQAMPRGYLPIDGLAAYDKAVQALLFGADSEIVSSGRACTVQALGGTGGLRVGADFLRRFAPGAQVWISDPSWENHRALFEAAGFTVHAYPYYHAPTRGLDFDAMIGALARAPEGHIVVLHTCCHNPTGADPTPEQWERIVATVRGRGLIPFLDLAYQGFGDGIDADGSVLRRFAATPGPLLVASSFSKSFSLYGERVGAVTLVTASRDEAGRALSQLKRVVRANYSNPPTHGGRIVANVLTTPELRKLWESELAGMRDRIKAMRKLLVEKLHARVPGSDFSFMLRQRGMFSYSGLTKAQVERLRSEHAVYAVDTGRICVAALNTKNVDKVAAAIASVLA; this is encoded by the coding sequence ATGAACGCTCCGCACTCTCCGTCCTTCCTCGGCGCCGTCGACATGGCGCCGCGCGACCCGATCCTCGGCATCACCGAGGCCTTCCAGGCCGACACCCGCGCCGACAAGGTCAACCTCGGCGTCGGCGTCTACACCGACGAGAACGGCAAGGTGCCGCTGCTCGAGTGCGTCAAGCGCGCCGAAGCCGACCTGACGGCGCAGGCGATGCCGCGCGGCTACCTGCCGATCGACGGCCTCGCGGCGTACGACAAGGCGGTGCAGGCGCTCCTGTTCGGCGCGGACAGCGAGATCGTGTCGTCCGGCCGCGCGTGCACCGTCCAGGCGCTCGGCGGCACCGGCGGGCTCCGGGTAGGCGCCGATTTCCTGCGCCGCTTCGCGCCCGGCGCGCAGGTGTGGATCAGCGATCCGTCGTGGGAGAACCACCGCGCGCTGTTCGAGGCCGCGGGCTTCACCGTCCACGCCTATCCGTACTACCACGCGCCCACGCGCGGGCTCGACTTCGACGCCATGATCGGCGCGCTCGCGCGCGCGCCCGAGGGACACATCGTCGTCCTGCACACCTGCTGCCACAATCCGACCGGCGCGGATCCCACACCCGAGCAGTGGGAACGCATCGTCGCCACCGTGCGCGGCCGCGGGCTCATTCCCTTCCTCGACCTCGCCTACCAGGGATTCGGCGACGGCATCGACGCCGACGGATCGGTGCTGCGCCGCTTCGCCGCGACGCCGGGCCCGCTCCTCGTCGCGAGCTCGTTCTCGAAATCGTTCTCGCTCTACGGCGAACGCGTCGGCGCCGTGACGCTCGTCACCGCGAGCCGCGACGAGGCCGGACGCGCGCTCTCGCAGTTGAAGCGCGTCGTGCGCGCCAACTACTCGAACCCGCCGACGCACGGCGGCAGGATCGTCGCGAACGTGCTCACGACGCCGGAACTCCGCAAGCTCTGGGAGTCCGAACTCGCCGGCATGCGCGATCGCATCAAGGCGATGCGGAAGCTCCTGGTCGAGAAACTGCACGCCCGCGTGCCGGGCTCGGACTTCTCGTTCATGCTGCGCCAGCGCGGCATGTTCTCCTACTCCGGCCTTACGAAAGCCCAGGTCGAGCGGCTGCGCTCCGAGCACGCGGTCTACGCGGTCGACACCGGCCGGATCTGCGTGGCGGCGCTCAACACCAAGAACGTCGACAAGGTCGCCGCGGCCATCGCATCGGTCCTGGCCTAG
- a CDS encoding type II toxin-antitoxin system RelE/ParE family toxin, giving the protein MAWRVEFVKGAQKDLTKLDASGRDRVLRFLAERVEHGDDPRKLGAALKGPVAGSYWKYRVGDYRIICDLQDALLLVLVVRVGHRREVYR; this is encoded by the coding sequence ATGGCGTGGCGCGTTGAGTTCGTCAAAGGTGCGCAGAAGGACCTGACGAAGCTCGACGCGTCGGGGCGAGACAGAGTCTTGCGGTTTCTCGCTGAGCGCGTCGAGCATGGTGACGACCCGCGAAAGCTCGGAGCGGCGTTGAAAGGACCGGTTGCGGGTAGCTATTGGAAGTACCGCGTCGGCGACTATCGGATTATCTGTGATCTTCAAGATGCCTTGTTGTTGGTGCTCGTGGTCCGCGTGGGCCACCGACGAGAGGTCTATCGATGA
- a CDS encoding HlyD family secretion protein, with the protein MEVLLLAIYSAVVWFVFIKMKWLPWNTGTQVIVVIIPIVALTALILALNVVAPSSADVRVIKYVINVVPQVRGRVIDVPVEPNRPVKKGDVLFRIDPTPYELAVRALEAKLANTSATARELDEQLAQATGRIAETRGAIESAEAKRREVASRLELAQKRVVQYRELVSTGAGDRFALERAETDRAEAEAAMATAQAAIVQASASEVQAVAAERQVRQRMSGKVGAEYAPVAQIRAELENARWELSQTTVTAPANGYAINVQLRPGAFTTAFPITPAMTFVEDTYQIIALFGQNELHQVAPGNEAEFTIRTYPGHIFKAKVDSIVWAQGQGQIANSTQLPTTTFGPMPAGRFPVKLTVDPRDAGTFLPAGAVGNGAIYTEHGEMIQIVRRVILRVGAKLDYLVLKLH; encoded by the coding sequence ATGGAAGTCCTGCTGCTCGCGATCTATTCGGCGGTCGTCTGGTTCGTCTTCATCAAGATGAAGTGGCTGCCGTGGAACACCGGCACCCAGGTCATCGTCGTCATCATCCCGATCGTCGCGCTGACCGCGTTGATCCTCGCGCTCAACGTCGTCGCGCCGTCGTCCGCGGACGTGCGCGTCATCAAGTACGTGATCAACGTCGTGCCGCAGGTGCGCGGCCGCGTGATCGACGTGCCGGTCGAGCCGAACCGGCCGGTGAAGAAGGGGGACGTGCTGTTCCGCATCGACCCGACGCCCTACGAACTCGCGGTGCGGGCGCTCGAAGCGAAGCTCGCCAACACCTCCGCGACCGCGCGCGAACTGGACGAGCAGCTCGCGCAGGCGACCGGCCGGATCGCCGAGACGCGCGGAGCCATCGAGTCCGCGGAGGCGAAGCGGCGCGAGGTGGCCTCGCGGCTCGAACTCGCGCAGAAGCGCGTCGTGCAGTACCGCGAGCTGGTGTCGACCGGCGCGGGCGACCGCTTCGCGCTCGAGCGCGCGGAAACGGACCGGGCTGAAGCGGAGGCCGCGATGGCGACCGCGCAGGCCGCGATCGTCCAGGCGAGCGCGTCGGAGGTGCAGGCGGTCGCGGCGGAACGCCAGGTGCGCCAGCGGATGAGCGGCAAGGTCGGCGCCGAGTACGCGCCGGTCGCGCAGATCCGCGCCGAACTCGAGAACGCGCGCTGGGAGCTGTCGCAAACGACGGTGACCGCGCCGGCGAACGGCTACGCGATCAACGTGCAGCTTCGGCCCGGGGCATTCACGACCGCGTTCCCGATCACCCCGGCGATGACCTTCGTCGAGGACACCTATCAGATCATCGCGCTGTTCGGCCAGAACGAACTGCACCAGGTCGCGCCCGGCAACGAAGCCGAGTTCACCATCCGCACCTATCCGGGCCACATCTTCAAGGCGAAGGTCGATTCGATCGTCTGGGCGCAGGGGCAGGGGCAGATCGCGAACTCGACGCAGCTGCCGACGACGACGTTCGGCCCGATGCCGGCCGGGCGCTTCCCGGTCAAGCTCACCGTCGATCCGCGCGACGCAGGCACGTTCCTTCCTGCCGGCGCCGTCGGCAACGGCGCGATCTACACCGAGCACGGCGAGATGATCCAGATCGTGCGCCGGGTGATCCTGCGCGTCGGCGCCAAGCTCGACTACCTCGTCCTCAAGCTGCACTGA
- a CDS encoding TraY domain-containing protein produces MTTSIRLPVELDARLEKLASKTGRSKTFYIKQAIEEHITDLEDFYLAERRMRANDPAENATLDEMLTRHGVAR; encoded by the coding sequence ATGACCACGTCAATTCGGCTACCTGTCGAGTTGGATGCGCGACTCGAAAAACTCGCGAGCAAGACTGGCCGGTCGAAAACCTTCTATATCAAGCAAGCGATTGAAGAGCACATCACCGACCTCGAGGACTTTTATCTGGCCGAGCGACGCATGCGCGCAAACGATCCTGCAGAGAACGCGACGCTGGACGAGATGCTGACGCGCCATGGCGTGGCGCGTTGA
- a CDS encoding TolC family protein, with translation MARSRRLPLVLAALALAGCALESPPKPDEIRATALPNVAVPGAYTAQGGAPGTVRDDWVASFGDAGLDALVREALAYNTDLRVAAARVEQSAAYAKLAGAAIYPAVNLLAHGGGKMGGDGSGLSGVGLFVSWELDLWGRVRSQAASGAAQYEATVADAEYARQSIAATVAKDWILAIEAKLQRDLAEEIAQAARRAAALARDRQRVGIGDAYDVALADATVDAATDAARRLALAQEQAERALETVVGRYPAAAIDLRSTLPAMPGPVPVGLPSELLERRPDVIAAERRVASAFHAVGEAKAARLPKISLTASVSSVSSSLFVLQNHSNPVWSLGANLVAPIFNGYALEAQVDIRTAEQKVAVAEYGRVGARAFGEVENALSAGFAADEREAILARAVESNARALELAKDRYRVGSGDLRAVLQQGVALGAARAQELRMASERRVQRVNVYLALGGGFGPAPVADGAGGTSPLASGTSRDARR, from the coding sequence ATGGCGCGAAGCCGGAGGCTGCCGCTCGTCCTGGCCGCGCTCGCGCTCGCCGGTTGCGCGCTGGAATCGCCTCCGAAGCCGGACGAGATTCGCGCGACGGCGCTGCCGAACGTCGCGGTGCCCGGCGCGTACACGGCGCAGGGCGGCGCGCCGGGAACGGTGCGCGACGACTGGGTCGCGTCGTTCGGTGACGCCGGGCTCGACGCGCTCGTGCGCGAGGCACTCGCCTACAACACAGACCTGCGCGTCGCGGCGGCGCGTGTCGAGCAGTCCGCGGCCTACGCGAAGCTCGCCGGTGCCGCGATCTATCCGGCGGTCAACCTGCTCGCCCACGGCGGCGGCAAGATGGGCGGCGACGGGTCCGGCCTCTCCGGCGTGGGCCTCTTCGTGAGCTGGGAACTCGACCTGTGGGGGCGCGTGCGCTCGCAGGCGGCCTCCGGCGCCGCGCAGTACGAGGCCACCGTCGCCGATGCCGAGTACGCACGCCAGTCGATCGCGGCGACGGTCGCGAAGGACTGGATCCTCGCGATCGAGGCGAAGTTGCAGCGCGACCTCGCCGAGGAAATCGCGCAGGCCGCGCGTCGCGCAGCCGCGCTGGCGCGCGACCGGCAGCGCGTGGGCATCGGCGACGCCTACGATGTCGCGCTCGCCGACGCGACCGTCGATGCGGCGACCGACGCCGCGCGACGGCTCGCGCTCGCGCAGGAGCAGGCTGAGCGCGCGCTCGAAACGGTCGTGGGCCGCTACCCGGCGGCAGCAATCGACTTGCGCTCGACGCTGCCGGCGATGCCCGGCCCTGTTCCCGTCGGCCTGCCTTCTGAACTCCTGGAGCGCCGTCCCGACGTGATCGCCGCCGAGCGGCGCGTCGCCTCGGCCTTCCACGCGGTCGGCGAGGCGAAGGCGGCGCGATTGCCGAAGATTTCGCTCACCGCGAGCGTCTCCAGCGTCTCGTCGAGCCTGTTCGTGCTCCAGAACCACTCGAATCCGGTGTGGAGCCTCGGCGCCAACCTCGTCGCGCCGATCTTCAACGGCTATGCGCTCGAGGCGCAGGTCGACATCCGCACCGCCGAGCAGAAGGTCGCGGTCGCCGAGTACGGCCGCGTCGGCGCGCGGGCGTTCGGCGAGGTCGAGAACGCGCTGTCGGCCGGCTTCGCGGCCGACGAACGCGAGGCCATCCTCGCGCGCGCGGTCGAGAGCAACGCCCGGGCGCTCGAACTCGCGAAGGATCGCTATCGCGTCGGCTCGGGCGATCTCCGCGCCGTGCTGCAGCAGGGCGTCGCGCTCGGTGCCGCGCGCGCGCAGGAACTCCGCATGGCGAGCGAGCGGCGCGTGCAGCGGGTGAACGTCTACCTGGCGCTGGGCGGCGGGTTCGGTCCCGCACCCGTGGCGGATGGCGCTGGCGGGACGAGTCCGCTCGCGTCGGGCACGTCGCGCGACGCGCGCCGTTGA
- a CDS encoding sxtJ, with translation MTAPAIAPSPTELRKFGFVTAAMVAGIFGLLLPAIFGRAWPLWPWIVAVALTLPAGFAPSLLAPVHRAWMAVGAVLGWINTRILLAAVFYLVVLPVGFVMRLLGRDPMRRAKSPEPSYRQPSIERAVEDMERPF, from the coding sequence ATGACCGCGCCCGCCATAGCCCCCTCGCCCACCGAACTGCGCAAGTTCGGCTTCGTGACCGCCGCGATGGTCGCCGGGATCTTCGGGCTGCTGCTGCCGGCCATCTTCGGGCGGGCGTGGCCGCTGTGGCCGTGGATCGTCGCCGTCGCGCTCACGCTGCCGGCCGGTTTCGCGCCCTCGCTCCTCGCGCCGGTACACCGCGCGTGGATGGCGGTCGGCGCGGTGCTGGGCTGGATCAACACCCGCATCCTGCTCGCGGCCGTGTTCTATCTCGTCGTGCTGCCCGTGGGCTTCGTCATGCGCCTCCTCGGGCGCGACCCGATGCGGCGCGCGAAATCGCCCGAGCCTTCCTACCGACAGCCGTCGATCGAACGCGCGGTCGAGGACATGGAGAGACCGTTCTGA
- a CDS encoding SGNH/GDSL hydrolase family protein produces the protein MLLDLDRPDDAARLLLDLDRPDDAARILLASRVADPNTARRASRDHLIVIALERAGRRDEARAFLGRIRASTPDAIWRNSLSDDAVRLGIPDRPKRWRSVAWALLALGAAFALAVILWRRRRAEVVTAAVAFFATVALVEATLRVAVPGPTEVRHLLHPPSRVTIFRPEPGVMPGVEYAESRFTTNAAGLRGAPIPDPGILRVLAIGGSTTEALYLDDRDAWTAVMEGALTQRLGRPVWVGNAGKSGLTSFAHVSQALAYVDDIKPDVIVIQAGINDLTMCVSGDKQELIDTAFRFRWRDAWDAYGHRIFSEVNPPNAGRGLRLQAVLDRVLERFASRRHTAEASASIVQDRQASYYRVLRARREGAPKVDTDPDIAPCLTAFDDNLRRIAGIVLPLGIRLVLVTQGSLYRDPMPDEDERLLWFGAKDRSVFGEPPAPQYYSAPVMMRALARYNVVTLRLCEEKKLVCVDADALLPHTTATYYDDVHLNIAGARSLGEAVASAVARAVALPSQDGPVLQTIPPMQRAP, from the coding sequence TTGCTCCTCGACCTCGACCGGCCCGACGATGCCGCGCGCTTGCTCCTCGACCTCGACCGGCCCGACGATGCCGCGCGCATCCTCCTCGCGTCGCGCGTTGCCGACCCGAACACCGCGCGGCGCGCGTCGCGCGACCACCTGATCGTCATCGCGCTGGAGCGTGCCGGCCGGCGCGACGAGGCACGTGCGTTCCTCGGGCGCATCCGCGCGAGCACGCCCGATGCGATTTGGAGGAACTCCCTGAGCGACGATGCCGTCCGCCTGGGCATCCCCGACCGGCCGAAGCGCTGGCGCAGCGTCGCATGGGCGCTGCTCGCCCTCGGCGCGGCGTTCGCACTCGCCGTGATCCTGTGGCGGCGACGGCGCGCCGAGGTCGTGACCGCGGCAGTCGCGTTCTTCGCGACCGTGGCCCTCGTGGAGGCGACGCTGCGCGTAGCGGTCCCCGGGCCGACCGAGGTGCGGCACCTCCTGCATCCACCGTCGCGCGTGACGATCTTCCGGCCGGAGCCTGGCGTCATGCCCGGCGTCGAGTACGCCGAGAGCCGGTTCACGACCAATGCCGCGGGTTTGCGCGGCGCGCCGATCCCGGACCCCGGCATCTTGCGCGTCCTGGCGATCGGTGGCAGCACGACGGAAGCGCTCTATCTCGATGACCGCGATGCCTGGACCGCGGTCATGGAAGGAGCGCTGACGCAGCGCCTCGGGCGTCCAGTCTGGGTCGGCAATGCCGGCAAGTCCGGACTCACGAGCTTCGCGCACGTGTCGCAGGCCCTCGCCTACGTGGACGACATCAAGCCCGACGTGATCGTGATTCAGGCCGGCATCAACGACCTGACGATGTGCGTATCGGGCGACAAGCAGGAACTCATCGATACCGCTTTCCGATTTCGCTGGCGCGATGCCTGGGACGCGTACGGTCACCGCATCTTTTCCGAGGTCAATCCTCCGAACGCAGGGCGCGGGCTGCGTTTGCAGGCGGTACTCGATCGTGTGCTCGAGCGCTTCGCTTCACGCAGACACACCGCCGAGGCGTCCGCGTCGATCGTGCAGGACCGGCAGGCGTCCTACTATCGCGTGCTGCGCGCGAGGCGCGAGGGCGCGCCGAAGGTCGACACCGACCCCGACATCGCGCCGTGTCTGACCGCGTTCGACGACAATCTTCGCCGCATTGCGGGCATCGTGCTCCCGCTGGGCATCCGCCTGGTGCTGGTAACGCAGGGATCGCTCTACCGCGATCCAATGCCAGACGAGGACGAGAGACTTCTGTGGTTCGGCGCCAAGGACCGCAGCGTCTTCGGTGAACCCCCCGCCCCGCAGTACTACTCGGCTCCCGTGATGATGCGGGCGCTGGCGCGCTACAACGTAGTCACGTTGCGGCTGTGCGAGGAAAAGAAGCTCGTGTGCGTCGACGCCGACGCGCTGCTGCCGCATACGACCGCCACCTACTACGACGACGTGCACCTGAACATCGCCGGGGCGCGCAGCCTGGGCGAAGCGGTCGCGTCGGCGGTAGCAAGGGCAGTCGCCCTGCCGTCGCAGGACGGCCCGGTCCTCCAGACAATCCCGCCAATGCAGCGTGCACCATGA
- a CDS encoding carbamoyltransferase, protein MKILGLSAYYHDSAAALIDDGRIVAAAQEERFTRKKHDAGFPTNAIAYCLGEAAARLGDIDRIVFYDKPLLKFERLLETYLANVPRGFRSFLMSMPVWLKDKLYLKATLRREFAALGSVDERRLPPLLFAEHHQSHAASAFFPSPFERAGVLCLDGVGEWATTSVWLGEEHRLHPRWQIDFPHSLGLLYSAFTYYTGFRVNSGEYKLMGLAPYGEPRYVDAIRDHLIDLKDDGTFRLDMSYFDYATGLRMTNAKFDALFGAPPRHPDTSPTQRDMDIARSIQVVTEETVLRLARTVRRELDVEHLCLAGGVALNCVANGRVLRESGYRDLWIQPAAGDAGGAVGAALAAYYEYAGRERRPSLPDAMRGAYLGPAYTTSEVRAALDRLGAPHESNEGDALIERVAALLADGKVVGWFQGRMEFGPRALGGRSILGDPRSPAMQSVLNLKIKYRESFRPFAPAVKAEAVGDWFDLDRASPYMLLVAPVGERHRLLVDDSGLTGLARLKRQRSKLPAITHVDHSARVQTVHADTNPRFHALIEAFERRTGCPVLINTSFNVRGEPIVCTPEDAYRCFMGTEMDALAIENVLVLKDAQPSALRARYPKQDFAPD, encoded by the coding sequence ATGAAGATCCTTGGCCTCTCCGCCTACTACCACGACAGCGCCGCAGCGCTGATCGACGACGGCCGCATTGTCGCGGCCGCGCAGGAAGAACGGTTCACGCGCAAGAAGCACGACGCCGGGTTCCCGACGAACGCGATCGCGTATTGTCTCGGCGAGGCAGCCGCGCGACTCGGCGACATCGACCGGATCGTCTTCTACGACAAGCCGCTCCTCAAGTTCGAGCGACTGCTCGAGACCTACCTCGCGAACGTGCCGCGAGGCTTTCGCTCGTTCCTGATGAGCATGCCGGTGTGGCTCAAGGACAAGCTGTACCTCAAGGCGACGCTGCGCCGCGAGTTCGCCGCGCTGGGCAGCGTCGACGAGCGGCGACTCCCGCCGCTGCTCTTCGCCGAGCACCACCAATCGCATGCGGCATCCGCGTTCTTCCCGAGCCCGTTCGAGCGCGCAGGCGTGCTGTGCCTCGACGGCGTCGGCGAATGGGCGACCACGTCGGTGTGGTTGGGCGAGGAGCATCGGCTCCATCCCCGATGGCAGATCGACTTTCCCCATTCGCTCGGCCTGCTGTACTCGGCGTTCACCTATTACACAGGTTTCCGCGTGAACAGCGGCGAGTACAAGCTGATGGGTCTCGCGCCCTACGGCGAGCCCAGGTATGTCGACGCGATCCGCGACCACCTGATCGACCTCAAGGACGATGGCACGTTCCGGCTCGACATGAGCTACTTCGACTACGCGACCGGCCTGCGCATGACCAATGCGAAGTTCGACGCGCTCTTCGGCGCCCCCCCCCGCCATCCCGACACCTCGCCGACGCAGCGCGACATGGACATCGCGCGCTCGATCCAGGTCGTCACCGAGGAGACCGTGCTGCGCCTCGCGCGCACGGTGAGACGCGAACTCGACGTCGAGCACCTCTGCCTCGCCGGCGGCGTCGCGCTCAACTGCGTCGCCAACGGACGCGTGCTGCGCGAGTCCGGCTACCGCGACCTTTGGATCCAGCCGGCCGCGGGTGACGCCGGCGGCGCCGTCGGCGCCGCCCTCGCCGCGTACTACGAATACGCCGGCCGCGAGCGTCGGCCCTCCCTCCCCGACGCGATGCGTGGCGCGTACCTCGGCCCCGCGTACACGACGTCCGAAGTGCGCGCTGCGCTCGACCGGCTCGGCGCGCCTCATGAATCGAACGAAGGCGACGCGTTGATCGAACGCGTCGCCGCGCTCCTCGCCGACGGCAAGGTGGTCGGTTGGTTCCAGGGGCGCATGGAGTTCGGCCCGCGCGCCCTCGGCGGCCGCTCGATCCTGGGCGACCCGCGCAGTCCCGCGATGCAATCGGTGCTGAACCTCAAGATCAAGTACCGCGAGTCGTTCCGCCCGTTCGCTCCGGCGGTCAAGGCCGAGGCGGTGGGCGATTGGTTCGACCTCGACCGCGCGAGCCCGTACATGCTGCTCGTCGCGCCGGTCGGCGAGCGGCATCGGCTGCTCGTCGATGACTCGGGGCTGACCGGACTCGCGCGATTGAAGCGCCAGCGCTCGAAACTGCCGGCGATCACCCACGTCGACCACTCGGCGCGCGTGCAAACCGTCCATGCCGACACCAACCCGCGGTTCCACGCGCTGATCGAGGCGTTCGAACGGCGCACCGGGTGCCCCGTGCTCATCAACACGTCGTTCAACGTACGCGGCGAGCCGATCGTGTGCACGCCGGAGGACGCGTACCGCTGCTTCATGGGCACCGAGATGGACGCGCTCGCGATCGAGAACGTGCTGGTGCTCAAGGACGCGCAACCTTCTGCGCTGCGCGCGCGCTATCCGAAGCAGGATTTCGCGCCCGACTGA
- a CDS encoding FAD-dependent oxidoreductase, producing MTSAPSVTIVGAGVVGLACASHLQRRGHAVTLVDPEPPGSQCSFGNAGMLSRASCVPVGLPGTTKKVPGWLLDPAGPLVIRPSYLPRIAPWLWRFWRSSSMARVQEIANALHALLDPTVVKWRVLAQWAGVPDLVRQDGYAIAYRSEQAYLGDELGRRLRRERGVRIDVLEGAEVRAFDPALSPSITHLAVLPEQGHVTNPLRLSQALAARLASGGARFVQARVRGFDLVDGRVTRVLTDGEPIEAQAVVVAAGARSKPLAAELGANVPLETERGYHVTLSRPTVVPRIPVCDGGAKWFATPMEMGLRVAGTVELAGLDAAPDWARADHMLDGIRKLVPGLAFGEAERWMGHRPSMPDSLPVIGRAPRAANAYLAFGHGHIGLSGGAPTGEIIAALVAGEQPHVDPAPYDAARFA from the coding sequence ATGACTTCCGCTCCTTCCGTCACGATCGTCGGCGCCGGCGTCGTCGGCCTCGCCTGCGCCTCGCACCTGCAACGGCGCGGCCATGCGGTAACACTGGTCGACCCCGAGCCTCCGGGCTCGCAGTGCTCGTTCGGCAATGCCGGGATGCTGTCGCGCGCGTCCTGCGTGCCGGTCGGCCTGCCGGGCACCACGAAGAAGGTGCCCGGCTGGCTCCTCGATCCCGCCGGTCCGCTCGTCATCCGGCCATCGTACCTTCCCAGAATCGCGCCGTGGCTGTGGCGCTTCTGGCGCTCGTCGTCGATGGCGCGCGTGCAGGAGATCGCGAACGCGCTGCACGCGCTCCTCGATCCCACGGTGGTCAAGTGGCGCGTGCTCGCGCAGTGGGCCGGCGTGCCCGACCTCGTGCGGCAGGACGGCTATGCGATCGCCTACCGCTCGGAGCAGGCCTACCTCGGCGACGAACTCGGCCGCCGCCTGCGGCGCGAGCGCGGCGTGCGCATCGACGTGCTCGAAGGTGCGGAGGTGCGCGCGTTCGATCCCGCGCTGTCGCCTTCGATCACCCATCTCGCGGTCCTGCCGGAGCAGGGGCACGTCACGAACCCGCTGCGACTGTCGCAGGCGCTCGCGGCACGACTCGCCTCGGGCGGCGCGCGGTTCGTGCAGGCGCGCGTGCGCGGATTCGACCTTGTCGACGGTCGGGTGACGCGCGTCCTGACCGACGGCGAGCCGATCGAGGCGCAGGCGGTCGTGGTCGCAGCCGGCGCGCGCTCGAAGCCGCTCGCCGCGGAACTGGGCGCGAACGTGCCGCTCGAGACCGAGCGCGGCTACCATGTCACGCTCTCGCGGCCGACGGTCGTGCCGCGCATTCCGGTCTGCGACGGCGGTGCGAAGTGGTTCGCGACACCGATGGAGATGGGCCTGCGCGTGGCTGGCACGGTGGAACTCGCGGGCCTCGATGCGGCGCCCGACTGGGCTCGCGCCGACCACATGCTCGACGGCATCCGCAAGCTCGTGCCGGGACTCGCCTTCGGCGAGGCGGAGCGCTGGATGGGCCACCGGCCGTCGATGCCCGACTCGCTGCCGGTGATCGGACGCGCGCCGCGCGCGGCGAACGCGTACCTCGCGTTCGGACACGGCCACATCGGGCTCTCGGGTGGAGCCCCGACCGGCGAGATCATCGCGGCGCTGGTCGCGGGCGAGCAGCCGCACGTCGATCCCGCACCCTACGACGCGGCGCGCTTCGCTTGA